One Candida dubliniensis CD36 chromosome 1, complete sequence genomic region harbors:
- a CDS encoding vacuolar protein sorting-associated protein, putative (Similar to S. cerevisiae VPS17;~Similar to C. albicans VPS17) gives MSSLDYPEDFENNNPFAEPVISDQANGVHSQTENNETQSPPEEHTAPQSDETSPDPNTEGTLTEDELRKLIPERFTTKYRLSIQLVEIEKNKPGNPILKMNVKVKGLPRYRQSIYKDVRRTFNEVVKFNRYLTVSNLEVFVPVIPSAITSYPTGGEDERKKLFVEWQEWLDRVTSNPILIRDEEFVYFVENDFGYSVINTNRKTSVASGIMRKTLKQFAVPYDPYEELANFRPIIKEAYLTLQKLHKLLDRNSKTEKQVSIHIFDMANKLSQLSEFETTHPGMKNMWEKLGKITQKQSDFTLVDSINEMATLGDGTQTLIDDFYEIKEALTNRHLIMRELIQAETQTNVKHVQANKIKNKSSLDPIKVDEALRSLEYASKVQESLHLQVKRISGEMMFERKEVIDFTEKRIQRLMKAYTLHKVEHHRKILKHFENIRLDVRSVDDKGGLSRLNRDNLTNLKHNLTQSQSSQGDSWSSRTFRSLEKEEEEKEHKKSDANGFESTTVDPRNAASLLGVATF, from the coding sequence ATGTCATCTCTAGATTATCcagaagattttgaaaataataaccCATTTGCAGAACCCGTCATATCTGATCAAGCCAATGGCGTGCATTCGCAGACGGAAAACAATGAAACACAATCTCCACCAGAAGAGCACACGGCCCCACAAAGTGATGAAACATCACCAGACCCTAACACTGAAGGCACTTTAACTGAAGACGAGCTAAGAAAGCTTATTCCTGAGAGATTCACTACTAAATACCGTTTAAGTATTCAGTtagttgaaattgaaaagaataaacCTGGGAACCCAATACTTAAAATGAATGTCAAGGTAAAAGGTTTGCCACGCTATAGACAGTCGATTTATAAAGATGTTCGTAGAACTTTTAACGAAGTTGTGAAATTTAACAGATACCTAACTGTTTCAAACTTAGAGGTGTTTGTTCCAGTCATCCCTAGTGCCATAACGTCGTATCCAACAGGTGGCGAAGATGAAAGGAAGAAACTTTTTGTCGAATGGCAAGAGTGGTTGGATAGAGTTACTAGTAATCCAATTTTAATTAGAGATGAAGAGTTTGTTTACTTTGTGGAGAACGATTTTGGATACTCTGTCATCAACACTAATAGGAAAACTTCTGTTGCAAGTGGAATCATGAGAAAGACACTAAAACAGTTTGCTGTACCATACGACCCTTACGAAGAGTTGGCCAATTTTAGGccaattattaaagaagCATATTTGACTCTTCAAAAATTGCACAAACTTCTTGATAGAAACTCGAAAACGGAGAAACAGGTTTCAATTCATATTTTCGATATGGCCAACAAATTGAGTCAATTGTCTGAATTTGAAACTACTCATCCAggaatgaaaaatatgtGGGAGAAGTTGGGTAAGATCACTCAAAAACAATCTGATTTTACCTTGGTGGACTCGATTAACGAAATGGCAACGTTGGGAGATGGAACTCAAACATTAATTGACGATTTTTATGAAATCAAAGAAGCTTTAACAAATAGGCACTTGATCATGAGGGAGTTGATTCAAGCAGAAACCCAAACCAATGTTAAACATGTTCAAgcaaacaaaataaaaaacaaatcttCGTTGGATCCTATAAAAGTTGATGAAGCCTTGAGATCGTTGGAATATGCTTCGAAAGTACAGGAATCGCTTCATTTACAAGTTAAAAGAATATCTGGAGAAATGATgtttgaaagaaaagaagtaATAGATTTTActgaaaaaagaatacaACGCTTGATGAAAGCTTACACTTTGCACAAAGTAGAACATCACAGGAAAATTCTTAaacattttgaaaatataaGGTTGGATGTACGAAgtgttgatgataaagGTGGGTTATCCAGACTTAATCGTGACAACTTGACAAACTTGAAGCATAACTTGACACAATCACAATCTTCACAAGGCGATTCATGGTCTTCAAGAACGTTTAGGTCTTTggaaaaggaagaagaagaaaaggaaCACAAAAAGCTGGATGCAAATGGTTTTGAATCCACAACTGTTGATCCCAGAAATGCGGCAAGCCTATTAGGAGTGGCTACATTTTAA
- a CDS encoding E3 SUMO-protein ligase, putative (Similar to S. cerevisiae SIZ1 (ULL1);~Similar to S. pombe PLI1) — MSTIPPFTSEDYKETIKVWRSFKVSQLKDVCRSLDLRLSGRKQDLIDRGESCLVSKFRSDDHLALHAIRALIFRCLQGEQLPNYQEMIHAIRTGQYQMTTPTSIARNPPTSRLSGIHISDSVPFKGHTLYFKTTPLYSVSRLIHSTPMLLLSNGNRSFSVCYFIFTEDEYKMLQDKTRNYRLYILCGKPNGQRSNSTDNVLIEYPAQTVIYINDHKLSDTYSGIAEKIGTAVPADVTDYMNSPPERNEIKFCHSASGAAYLMYLYIVEVKPAETLIQQVRSWPAIPKNETIKNIKDMSTYDGIQTTKLTLRDPLSYTKLAIPTKSVSCDHYMCFNGLIFIESQRSVETWSCPVCSKTINFNDLRISEYFEEILKNVDAEVDEIIIMQDGSWKVANGDNTNATKKRTESASPEAIVLLSDDEDDISTHEVDANAQLESEEDEEEEENVNNNRVDNISEVEISDTEQNNNQEKSIDSENIQNQDEATDKMEDNNTALSAQQSPQAETNKDATSNMETTFQEDIMPSLPRSGVQEKDTSSGDGIDTEQNLGECQTVQAVDLADSPISVINVTLDPPNESNKERSTESSVPLSNLSSTTRESFPISSSPRSKPPSMITPISPSSAQVASDKSQTSHENSIVSNHLSRTSSPDFAASPLSLTSVNNNHDENRTSQSPNVNKADMLNNQDGNNSQAASDSANTPSLSTIAVSAENESGQQDANKIRNKDEEIRRLAQALYYQRQIIHQQLPLIQRQALLQQQQQLEQQQQLERQRQQQRLLQQQQQQQRCLLQQQQQQQQQQQPPQQYPHHPQQRPQQQHLSPEDQRQYLQLSQLPQFQRLQQLQARQRQQQQQLQPSSQSRSIPQNGIVQIQLNEQQHVNSLPRPADTRVVLRQNVQRSVMTMPSSVHSGMSTFQQQGSVNSNLLRHVPYQLNVRNHSRGLSVDTEPKNISSSDSRLAVVNSVDESDPIEDRPLASLARRSKSTNNMPSNNTNNIASSNYQASEKQLHVYRLGNPNNNSTENYKKDNETTTGTSTQQEPSAEGSANKQDLPGSNIQNPLSATQTLELNQNHGQASGIQTKNDINNAGVEVNSKLQTNSIHSRSLNEIPQHTTSNSPRMEQNITSLVPPGNSLQMVTGRTSGRGEERDKRIDSNQNVSQIENSIVDSVGRDIASPINDMCNSKYIHKMVENINNKKDDIIGRIDAKRNHKRFVLQNFDSKTKSLISDLEKRGGSKYDKSKLIQARSGEKSRLAQHLNDEFEKLQLEYSVQLQKLDETLSHLKRKAEVGNATHIQVNGRSMDTNSVYNADSRGAQRGETDIAGQTPKRNHSVNITPQTNQMISQNGISQSSPELTSQNQDYSNKIHFGPPMQTLQVPSSKRQRITGFLGIQVNEDALNVSNSNHGLQTSMTPINNKIKSISLDTSNPNDCKDQLRDLQTQFSLNEYKNSGTMHDPIVLDLSDEE; from the coding sequence ATGAGTACAATACCGCCATTTACAAGTGAAGATTATAAAGAAACAATTAAGGTGTGGAGGTCTTTCAAAGTTTCTCAGTTAAAAGATGTCTGTCGTTCTCTTGATCTTCGTCTTTCTGGTAGAAAACAAGATCTTATCGACCGGGGAGAATCCTGTCTCGTTTCAAAATTCCGTAGTGACGACCATCTCGCGTTGCATGCAATTAGGGCACTTATTTTCAGATGTTTGCAGGGGGAGCAGTTACCTaattatcaagaaatgATTCATGCAATAAGAACAGGGCAATATCAGATGACTACGCCAACACTGATTGCTAGAAACCCACCCACAAGCAGACTTTCAGGTATTCATATAAGTGACTCGGTGCCATTCAAGGGACATACATTGTACTTTAAAACTACTCCCTTGTATCTGGTTTCACGATTAATTCATTCTACGCCCATGTTACTTTTATCTAATGGAAATCGTAGCTTCCTGGTTTgctattttatttttacaGAAGATGAATATAAAATGTTGCAAGACAAAACCCGCAACTATAGATTATATATTCTTTGTGGCAAGCCAAATGGTCAACGATCAAACTCGACCGATAACGTTCTTATTGAGTATCCAGCCCAAACagtaatatatattaacGATCATAAATTGAGTGACACGTATCTGGGAATTGcagaaaaaattggaacaGCTGTACCAGCAGATGTCACAGATTACATGAATTCTCCACCCGAAAGAAACGAGATTAAATTTTGTCATCTGGCCTCTGGTGCAGCCTATTTGATGTATTTGTACATCGTGGAAGTAAAACCTGCAGAAACGCTAATACAACAAGTTCGAAGCTGGCCAGCCATTccaaaaaatgaaacaatcAAGAATATAAAGGATATGAGTACTTACGATGGTATTCAAACAACGAAATTGACATTGCGAGATCCGCTATCATATACTAAATTGGCGATCCCTACAAAGTCTGTCCTGTGTGACCATTACATGTGTTTTAATGGGTTGATTTTTATAGAGCTGCAGCGACTGGTTGAGACATGGAGTTGTCCAGTGTGTctgaaaacaattaattttaatgatttgagAATTTCTGAATATTTTGAGGAAATACTTAAGAATGTGGATGCTGAAGTAGATGAAATTATCATAATGCAAGATGGTAGTTGGAAGGTTGCCAATGGAGATAACACAAATGCAACAAAGAAGAGGACTGAAAGTGCGTCACCTGAAGCGATTGTATTACTTTCAGATGACGAGGATGACATACTGACTCATGAGGTGGATGCAAATGCTCAATTGGAAAGCgaagaagacgaagaagaagaagaaaatgtcaacaacaatagagTTGACAATATACTGGAAGTGGAAATAAGTGATACTGAGcaaaacaataatcaaGAGAAACTGATCGATAGTGAGAACattcaaaatcaagatGAAGCAACCGATAAAATGGAAGATAACAATACAGCATTGTCAGCACAACAGAGTCCACAAGCTGAGACAAACAAGGACGCAACTAGCAATATGGAGACAACTTTTCAGGAAGATATAATGCCTTCTCTTCCCAGAAGTGGTgtacaagaaaaagatacATCTTCAGGAGACGGCATTGATACAGAACAAAACTTAGGCGAATGTCAAACTGTACAAGCTGTTGATCTTGCAGACTCCCCTATATCAGTTATAAACGTGACACTTGATCCACCAAATGAATCCAATAAAGAAAGATCAACTGAGAGTAGTGTTCCATTATCgaatttatcatcaactaCCAGAGAATCGTTTCCAATTTCAAGCTCGCCACGATCAAAGCCGCCTTCAATGATTACGCCGATTTCTCCTTCGTCAGCTCAAGTTGCAAGCGATAAATCACAAACATCGCATGAAAATTCTATTGTTTCTAATCATCTTAGTCGCACAAGCTCACCAGACTTTGCTGCACTGCCATTATCACTTACTAGTGTCAATAACAACCATGACGAAAATCGCACTTCTCAATCGCCCAACGTAAATAAAGCCGACATGCTAAATAATCAGGATGGTAACAACTCGCAAGCAGCGTCAGACAGCGCAAATACTCCAtctttatcaacaatagcAGTATCCGCAGAAAATGAATCTGGTCAACAGGATGCAAAtaaaattagaaataaGGATGAAGAGATTCGAAGACTTGCACAAGCACTTTATTATCAGCGTCAAATTATACATCAGCAGCTACCTTTGATTCAACGGCAAGCtcttcttcaacaacagcaacaattagaacaacagcagcaactaGAACGACAGCGACAGCAACAACGTTTACttcaacagcaacagcaacaacaacgatgTCTACttcagcagcaacaacagcaacaacaacagcaacaaccaCCGCAACAGTATCCTCATCATCCTCAACAACGTccccaacaacaacatctttCTCCAGAAGACCAACGACAGTATCTTCAATTAAGTCAACTACCACAGTTCCAACGACTTCAGCAACTTCAAGCTCGACAACgccaacaacaacaacagttaCAACCGTCACTGCAGCTGCGCTCGATCCCCCAAAATGGAATagttcaaattcaattgaatgaacAGCAGCATGTCAATTCTTTGCCAAGACCCGCTGATACAAGGGTTGTACTTCGACAAAATGTTCAGCGTTCTGTCATGACAATGCCGTCTTCCGTGCATTCTGGTATGTCAacttttcaacaacaaggtTCAGTTAATCTGAATTTATTGCGTCATGTACCATACCAACTTAATGTTAGAAACCATAGTCGAGGATTATCTGTTGATACAGAACCTAAGAATATATCTTCTTCTGACTCAAGACTTGCTGTTGTGAACAGTGTAGATGAGTCAGATCCTATTGAAGATAGACCCCTTGCCTCTCTAGCAAGAAGGTCGAAGTCTACAAACAATATGCCAAGCaataataccaataatattGCATCACTGAATTATCAAGCATCAGAAAAACAACTTCATGTATATCGTTTAGGGaatccaaataataattccactgaaaattataaaaaggATAATGAAACGACAACTGGAACAAGTACACAACAAGAACCATCTGCCGAAGGCTCTGCTAACAAGCAGGATTTACCTGGATCCAATATCCAAAATCCCTTATCTGCAACTCAAACTTTGGAGCTCAATCAAAATCACGGACAAGCTTCTGGTATTCAAACTAAGAACGACATCAACAATGCTGGAGTCGAAGTTAACCTGAAACTTCAAACAAACTCCATTCATTCTCGTAGCTTGAATGAAATCCCACAACACACTACTAGTAACTCACCAAGGATGGAGCAGAATATAACGTCGTTGGTACCACCAGGTAACTCGCTACAGATGGTAACCGGTAGGACATCTGGTAGAGGTGAAGAAAGAGATAAGCGCATCGATAGCAACCAAAACGTATCACAAATAGAAAATCTGATTGTGGATTCTGTGGGCAGGGATATTGCAAGTCCTATTAATGACATGTGCAATCTGAAATATATCCATAAGATGGTTGAaaacatcaataataaGAAAGATGACATTATTGGTAGAATCGATGCAAAGCGTAATCACAAAAGATTTGTTTTGCAAAATTTTGATTCCAAGACAAAAAGTTTAATATCTGATTTGGAGAAACGTGGCGGCTCTAAATATGATAAAAGCAAGTTGATTCAAGCTAGAAGTGGAGAAAAGAGTCGTCTAGCTCAGCatttaaatgatgaatttgaaaaacttCAACTCGAGTATTCCGTTCAGTTACAAAAGTTAGATGAAACTCTTCTGcatttaaaaagaaaggcTGAAGTGGGAAATGCTACACACATTCAAGTTAACGGTCGAAGTATGGATACCAATTCAGTTTACAATGCAGATTCTCGTGGTGCACAAAGAGGTGAAACAGATATTGCAGGTCAAAccccaaaaagaaatcaccTGGTCAATATAACTCCACAgacaaatcaaatgatttcCCAAAATGGGATTCTGCAACTGTCCCCAGAATTAACATCACAAAATCAAGATTATTCAAATAAGATTCATTTCGGTCCACCTATGCAGACATTGCAAGTTCCATCCTCAAAACGTCAAAGGATTACTGGTTTTCTAGGTATTCAAGTAAACGAAGACGCGTTGAACGTCAGTAATAGCAATCATGGTTTACAGACTAGTATGACAcctatcaacaataaaatcaaGAGCATAAGTTTAGATACACTGAACCCAAACGATTGTAAAGATCAGTTGAGAGATTTACAAACTCAGTTCAGTTTAAACGAATACAAAAACAGTGGCACTATGCATGATCCAATTGTTTTAGATTTGAGTGATGAAGAGTAA
- a CDS encoding DNA-directed RNA polymerase II 19 kda polypeptide, putative (Similar to S. cerevisiae RPB7;~Similar to C. albicans RPB7), with the protein MFFLKDLSLNLTLHPSFFGPQMDQYLREKLLSDVEGTCTGQFGYIVCVLDSMNIDVGKGRIIPSTGMAEFEVKYRAVVWKPFKGEVVDAVVTTVNKMGFFADVGPLSVFVSTHLIPSDMKFNPSANPPAYVSPDENIEKGSRVRLKIVGTRTDVNEIYAIGSIKEDYLGPSPM; encoded by the coding sequence aTGTTCTTCTTAAAAGACTTGTCATTAAATTTAACTTTACATCCATCTTTTTTTGGACCACAAATGGACCAGTATTTAAGAGAGAAACTATTAAGTGATGTAGAGGGAACATGTACGGGTCAATTTGGATATATTGTGTGTGTTTTGGATTCAATGAATATAGATGTTGGTAAGGGAAGAATAATTCCAAGTACTGGGATGGCCGAGTTTGAAGTCAAATATAGAGCTGTTGTATGGAAACCATTTAAAGGTGAAGTGGTGGATGCAGTTGTCACCACCGTCAATAAAATGGGATTTTTCGCTGATGTTGGTCCATTATCAGTGTTTGTTAGTACACACTTGATACCTTCAGATATGAAATTCAATCCATCAGCAAATCCTCCCGCCTACGTGAGTCctgatgaaaatattgaaaaaggaTCGAGGGTTAGATTGAAGATTGTTGGTACAAGGACTGATGTCAATGAGATCTACGCAATAGGAAGTATAAAGGAAGACTATTTGGGACCAAGTCCTATGTAA
- a CDS encoding mitochondrial 54S ribosomal protein YmL23 (Similar to S. cerevisiae MRPL23;~Similar to C. albicans MRPL23), producing the protein MSQRIGITASALTRVWHHVDVAADNRSLGRLASSIAITLMGKHKPTYTPNRDHGDYVVVTNCAHLKVTGNKLKEKTYWSHTTRPGTLKLVPMERMIDNKGYGEIIRRAVKGMIPKNKHRLVRMDRLKLFDGDDHPYKDNLIAFADENPDMRNKLAELEKNEKNRAELREKYLFHQQ; encoded by the coding sequence ATGTCGCAAAGAATTGGTATTACAGCTTCAGCCCTTACAAGAGTATGGCATCATGTTGATGTTGCTGCTGATAACAGATCTTTAGGTCGTTTGGCATCGAGTATAGCAATAACATTAATGGGGAAACACAAACCAACATACACACCAAACAGAGATCATGGTGATTATGTGGTGGTCACAAATTGTGCCCATCTTAAAGTTACTGGtaacaaattgaaagagAAAACATATTGGAGTCATACTACTCGTCCAGGTACTTTGAAACTTGTTCCAATGGAAAGAatgattgataataaagGTTATggtgaaattattagaagagCAGTAAAGGGGATGATTCCAAAAAATAAGCATAGACTTGTTAGAATGGATAGACTAAAACTTTTCGATGGAGATGACCATCCATATAAGGATAATTTGATTGCTTTCGCTGATGAAAACCCTGATATGAGAAACAAACTTGCCGAATTagaaaagaatgaaaagaaTAGAGCTGAATTGAGAGAAAAGTATttatttcatcaacaataa